One genomic window of Nicotiana sylvestris chromosome 10, ASM39365v2, whole genome shotgun sequence includes the following:
- the LOC104238644 gene encoding uncharacterized protein: MKELNSTTDPIGQNLIKGISNVCFSVFVFSVLIFTIIAITYQPPDPWESSRALTRVFTQVENATFKVDNSVLKTGEDVATAPMVGAFSLVPITEATIEKSEEKLPAETLKLGCENENVVVNCSDPRVLITIERFNLRAFKSIAFLDYQTPVNGSKPDECDVAWRFRNKKEKSWRKYRDFRRFRMGFSDDCSYKVVHEGRWHSGVNARRPRFRVNTAGTGRKARIAPPVRDEDINDTIPVIGSDSAFRDGRYLYYSRGGDYCKGMNHYLWSFLCALGEAQYLNRTFVMDLSICLASSHTQSRKDEEGKDFRFYFDFEHLKEDASIVEEGDFLKDWKRWDKTHKKKISVRKVANHKVSPMQLRNDKSTIIWRQFDAPEPENYWYRVCEGPAAKDIQRPWHTLWKSKRLMNIVTEISGSMDWDYDAVHVVRGEKAQNKELWPHLDADTSPDALVTKLQGAITPWRNLYVATNEPFYNYFDKLRSHYKVHLLDDYKYLWSNTSEWYNETTQLNGGRPVEFDGYMRVEVDTEVLYRAKTQVETFYNLTKDCKDGINTC, from the coding sequence ATGAAGGAATTGAATTCAACAACAGACCCAATTGGGCAAAACTTAATAAAAGGTATAAGCAATGTGTGCTTTTCAGTTTTTGTTTTCTCAGTGCTTATATTTACTATAATTGCTATCACATACCAACCTCCTGATCCATGGGAATCATCTAGAGCACTGACTAGGGTCTTCACCCAAGTTGAAAATGCAACATTTAAAGTGGACAATTCTGTCCTCAAAACTGGTGAGGATGTTGCCACTGCTCCTATGGTAGGGGCTTTCTCTTTAGTGCCAATAACTGAAGCTACTATTGAGAAATCTGAAGAGAAACTTCCAGCTGAGACTCTGAAATTGGGATGTGAGAATGAGAATGTAGTTGTTAATTGTTCAGATCCAAGGGTGTTGATCACCATTGAGAGATTTAACTTGAGGGCTTTCAAGTCCATTGCCTTTTTGGATTATCAAACTCCCGTTAATGGGTCGAAACCCGATGAGTGTGATGTGGCATGGAGGTTTAGAAACAAGAAAGAGAAATCTTGGAGGAAGTACAGAGATTTCAGGAGGTTCAGAATGGGGTTTAGTGATGATTGTAGTTACAAAGTAGTTCATGAGGGTCGCTGGCATTCAGGGGTAAATGCACGGCGTCCAAGATTCCGAGTTAATACTGCTGGAACTGGTCGGAAAGCCAGAATTGCTCCCCCGGTTCGAGATGAGGATATCAATGATACAATTCCAGTCATTGGATCAGATTCAGCTTTTAGAGACGGGAGATACTTGTACTATTCTCGTGGTGGTGATTACTGTAAAGGAATGAACCATTATCTGTGGAGTTTTCTATGTGCTTTGGGTGAGGCTCAGTACTTGAATCGGACATTTGTGATGGATTTGAGTATCTGTTTGGCATCCTCACACACTCAGAGTCGTAAGGATGAGGAAGGGAAAGACTTTAGGTTCTATtttgattttgagcatttgaaagAGGATGCATCTATTGTCGAGGAAGGAGACTTCCTTAAAGATTGGAAGAGATGGGATAAAACACATAAAAAGAAAATCTCTGTAAGGAAAGTTGCAAACCATAAAGTGTCGCCAATGCAACTAAGGAATGACAAGAGCACAATTATATGGAGGCAGTTTGATGCCCCCGAGCCAGAGAACTACTGGTATCGTGTCTGTGAAGGGCCTGCTGCTAAAGACATCCAAAGGCCGTGGCACACTTTGTGGAAATCAAAGAGACTGATGAATATAGTTACTGAGATTAGTGGAAGTATGGACTGGGATTATGACGCTGTTCATGTTGTTCGGGGAGAGAAAGCTCAGAACAAGGAGTTGTGGCCCCATCTGGATGCTGATACATCTCCTGATGCCCTTGTCACAAAGCTTCAAGGAGCAATAACACCTTGGAGGAACTTGTATGTTGCCACAAATGAGCCCTTCTATAATTATTTTGATAAACTTAGATCTCACTACAAGGTACATTTGCTTGACGATTACAAGTATTTGTGGAGTAATACAAGTGAGTGGTACAATGAAACAACACAACTGAATGGTGGACGACCTGTTGAATTTGACGGATATATGAGGGTTGAAGTGGACACAGAGGTCCTTTATAGAGCAAAGACTCAGGTGGAGACATTTTATAACTTGACAAAAGACTGCAAGGATGGTATCAACACGTGCTAA
- the LOC104238643 gene encoding serine/arginine-rich SC35-like splicing factor SCL30A — MRGRSYSPSPPRGYGRRGRSPSPRGRYAGRSRDDPTTLLVRNLRHDCRSEDLKKPFGQFGPVKDIYLPRDYYTREPRGFGFIQYLDPADAGEAKYQMDGQVFQGRQLTVVFAEENRKKPQEMRARERGSGRGGRNYDRRGTPPRFHNSPRYSRSPPPRSRDYYSPPKRRQYSRSVSPVEKRYSRERSYSPRAGQGRSYSQSPPREQSPPYNGSRSRSQSPVKEQSPPYNGSRSRSRSPVIARSPVRGPTRRRSPSQSRSRSPDAVHYSRNPDRDVSPRH; from the exons ATGAGGGGAAGGAGTTACAGTCCATCACCACCAAGAGGTTATGGAAGGAGAGGAAGGAGCCCAAGCCCCAGGGGTCGCTATGCTGGTCGTAGCAGAGATGATCCGACTACTCTATTAGTTCGCAATCTTCGCCATGACTGTCG GTCAGAAGACCTCAAAAAGCCATTCGGGCAATTTGGCCCTGTCAAGGACATTTACTTGCCGCGGGATTATTATACTCG TGAACCACGTGGCTTTGGATTTATCCAATATCTGGATCCTGCTGATGCTGGAGAAGCTAAGTATCAGATGGATGGTCAGGTTTTCCAAGGTCGTCAACTGACAGTAGTTTTTGCTGAGGAGAACAGGAAAAAGCCTCAAGAAATGAGAGCTAGGGAGCGTGGAAG TGGTAGGGGTGGCCGCAATTATGATCGAAGGGGTACTCCCCCTAGATTCCATAACTCTCCTCGGTATTCTCGATCTCCACCTCCACGCAGCCGTGATTACTACTCTCCGCCTAAGAGAAGGCAGTACTCGAG GTCTGTTTCGCCTGTAGAGAAAAGATACAGTCGTGAGAGATCATACTCTCCTCGTGCTGGTCAGGGGAGGTCATACTCCCAATCCCCTCCAAGGGAGCAATCTCCACCATACAATGGGTCAAGGAGCCGCAGTCAGAGTCCAGTTAAGGAGCAGTCTCCACCTTATAATGGGTCAAGGAGCCGCAGCCGAAGTCCAGTCATTGCACGTTCTCCCGTTAGGGGTCCCACCAGGAGGCGGAGCCCAAGTCAAAGCCGTAGTAGGAGTCCTGATGCTGTTCATTATTCCAGGAATCCTGACCGTGATGTGTCCCCTAGACACTGA